The following is a genomic window from Camelus dromedarius isolate mCamDro1 chromosome Y, mCamDro1.pat, whole genome shotgun sequence.
gaatccaaaaaaaaaagtaatcagtgcctgaaatgaaaaattccagcaaaagaaataattataaaaggTAGACACGGTTCATGCCAAAGTTTGGTCCTGCAACCTGGAAATATTTTCGTGGGTTGCAGTTCCTTATGCAGATTCTCCTGGACCTTTGTAAAAGGTAAATTGTATAATATCTGTGAAtagagattctttttaaaaaatttttgaaggataatttatttacaatgttttcttaattttaagggtacagcaaagtgattcattatatttatctatctacctatctatccatatattctttctcagattcttttgcTTTGTAGGTtcttacaagatgttgaatatagttccctgtgctgtacagaaggtccttgttgtttatgtattttatataaagtaatttGTGTTTGCTAATCGCAAACTCCAAATTtgttcctcccctctccctttcccttttggagactgtaagtttgttttctatgtctgtgagtctctttctgttttgtaaataagatcactTGAgtcatttgttttagattccacatatacatgatatcatatgatatttgtctttctctgtcttagttcacttagtatgatcatctccaggtccatccatgttgttaaaaatggcatgatttcattcttttttatggctgagtagtattccactgtatatatacaccacttcctctttatccagtcacctgtcgatggacatttaggttacttccatgacttccatatttataaatagtgctgccatgaacattggggtgcatgtatcttttcgaattacagttttctccagatacatgcccgggagtgggattgcaaGATtcctttttaactaaaaaaaaaaaataccttttaaaaaagtactCATTACTCATGTTCAAGAAGTGACAGAAGCCGGGTAAGTTACCACACACTGCGCTAAATGGGTTGAAAGTCCGAGGTGACGTCGGACAGGCAAGGTGGGCAAAGCATTAAATCATTCTGGAAAtgcagcccccgcccccaggtGAGAAAACTGCAGATGAGGGCTTTATCCTCTGGCCGTTCTCCGGTCCCCTGACTTACGGGGTGTGTGTTCGATTATGTGTTTCAGGCATTCTGAAGTGTAAGAAGGACAAAGCTTACGAAGGGGGTCAGCTGTGCTCCGTGTGCTCCAGCCCCGAGAAGCTGCACAAACAGGAGATTCAGAAGCTGAAGGACATCACGTGTCAGAAGCCGTCCATAGAGTCCCCTCTGAGGCAGAACAGGAGCAGGGGTAGCGAGGAAGAGCAGGACGCAGAGGAGGACAGTGACAACCAGTTCCCCTTGGAGGGCTTCCAGTATCCCCCGTGGAACGTTTCTCTGAATATGAGCGACGAACACGGGAAcacagtgagcttggcctgtgaCATCAAGAAGCCGATGGACTTGTACAAGATACACTTGAACCAAACGGACCCTCAGGAGCTGGAAATAAATGCGACCGTCGCCTTGGACTTTGAGTGTCCGATGACTCGGGAAACGTACGAGAAGCTGTGGAAGCTGATCGCCTACTACAGCGAGGTTCCTGTCAAGCTGCACCGAGAACTCGCGCTCGGGAAAGACCCCCGACTCGGCTACCAGTACAGGCAGGATGCGGACGACGACACGCTCTACTACACGGGCGTCAGAGCCCACGTCCTTACGGAGCCAGAGTGGGTCATGCAGCCGTCCATCCACATCCAACTCAACCGGCGTCAGAGCACGGCCAAAACGGTGCTGCTGTCCTATTCGTCTCAGCACGCCCTCACCGTGTCCGCCAAAGACGCGCGGCAGGCCCGGAGCAGGAGCTGGGTGATGATCGAGCCTGGCAGAGCGGTGCAGAGAGCCCAGACGGTCTTGGAAGGGAGCCCGTGCCAGCTGAGCTGCAATGTGAAGGCTTCCGAGAGCCCGTCCATCTTCTGGGTGTTCCCGGATGGCTCCGTCCTGAAAGCACCGGTGGAGGATGAGCACGGCAGGTTCTCCATCCTCACCAGCGGCTGGCTGAAGATCAAATCCACGGAGCAGTCGGACGCCGGCCTGTACCAGTGCATCGCTCGGGTGAGGGGTGAAACGGATCGGATGGTGTACAGGGTCCTTGTGCAGACGCCTGCCACGCCGCCCCCCAATGGACATACGGTGACCGTTCAGAAGGACCCAGGGGAGTCGGTGATGCTGCCTTGCCGTGCGCTGGCCATACCCGAAGCCCAGATTAGCTGGATCCTCCCAAACAGAAGGATAGTTAACGATATGGCTAACACGTCCCACGCGTACATGTTGGCAGACGGAACTCTTTCCATCCCAAAGGTCCAAGGCAGCGACAGTGGTTACTACAGGTGCGTGGCGGTCAACCAGCAAGGGGCAGACCATTTTACTGTAGGGGTCACGGTCCACAAGAAAGGATCTGGCAGGTCATCCAAAAGAGGCAGGCGCCCAGGTGGGAAGACTcttcctgggggaaggggagacgTCGTGGAGGACGAAGGGGGATCCGGCATGGCAGACGGAGACAACGTGTCCAGGACGGTGCTGCTGCACCCGAAGGACCAAGAGATGTCCCTCAAAACAGAAGACGACGGAGGTATCCCCGGAGGTCAGAAAGCCAAGAAGGGGCGAAGGAAAATGAAACCCTGGAAGAGTTCTGAAAAGGAGCCGGAGACAAACGTCGCTGAAGGTCGCAGGGTGTTTGAGGCCAGACGGAGAATAAACGTGGCCAACAAACAGATTAACCCGGAGCACTGGGCAGACATTTTAGCCAGAGTACGCGGGAGAAACCCGCCTAAGGGAACAGAAGTACCCCCGGTCGTGAAGAGCACCACCCTTCCAGCGGTGAGTCAACAGGTGACGTCCCTTTCGCCCGCCGTGCGTGCCCCGTCAGCATCGCCTGTGCGGACCGCGACCAGCGTTGAAGAGTCCTCAGGAGATGCACCTTTCTTTGGGGAGGAAAAGCAGGCGTCTAGCGCTGTTTCCTCCACCAAGACAGCTCCAGTCGAACATGGCCACGACGGGGCAATCCCCGCCGAGCCCCACGTGACAAGCACGCGCCCGGAAGGACTTAGCGACGACGAGTTTTCTGCGAAGACCAAGGCTGAGGCCCCCACTGCAGTTGACTTGAAGTGGGCCGCAAGCACAACGGCTTACCAGTCCTCTGCTACTCGGTCGAGCCTGGGCGTGGTCCACGGAGAGCCCACCACTGGCAACGAAGCCACGGGGCGCTGGTCTGCACGAGACGCTGGAGCCGAGCCGGAGCGTACGCCCAAGGAGTATGAGTCGCCCCTGGACGCCACCTCCTTGGCCGAGTCTGAAACGGTGCCCAGCTCTTACCCAGATCTGGAGACGAATTCAGCACCAGGTGGGGCTAAGAGGAACGACTTGACCACTACGGACGTGACTGCAGCCCCCACGCCGGGGGTCGCTGACTCCAGGATGCCCGAGCCACTCGAAGACCCCACTTTAGGAGAGCCAGGTGTCCCAGCAGAAGCGCAGCTACAGGAGCAGACAGACGACCCGCAGCTTCTGGAAAACGGTTCGAGCCCTCAGGGCCACCCGCTGATGGAAAAGGGCAGAGAGGGGGGTTCTCAGACACGGCGGGGAGGGGGTCTGCATGAGGGAGACGCCGTGGACTCCAGAAGTGCTGAGAGCAGGAGGCGAGGCGCTGAGCCTTCCCCTCCGCTTGACCCTGCGCTGGAGGTGACGGACACCGTCGCTCCCTTCCAGCATCCCAGGGGAACCACGCGTGGCCCTCTGTGGGACGCGGGCGCCACCACGGTAGCAACGATGCTGATGCCACCCCAAACGGCCACTTCGCCACCGGCCCTGACCTCTCACGCTTCTCGAAAGAGGCCCAACGGCAGGAGACGACTTCGCCCCCACAGGTTCCGGCAGCGGCACAGACAAAACCAGCCCACGACGCTCTCCCCGGGGGAGACCTTTTCTGCTCCACCAACGACGCGCGTACCCGAAATGCAGACTCCAAACCAAGCGGCCAGTTTGCCGGTTCCTGCGACCGCGGTTGACAGCACGGCTGGAACAGCAAAACAACTGGATGTGGAGAAGCACACAGAACCCGCATCCAAGGGGACATACGCACGCCGGAAACACGGCAAGAGGCCGAACAAACATCGGTACCCCACGTCCACAGACGGTCCTCCAGCTTCTGCGTccaagcccagccctgccccagaagAGAGACACAAACACGTCGTCACCCCCAGTTCAGAAGCTGTCCCTTCATCGACAGCCATCTCTCTCCCAACGGGGGGCCCACGTGAGATGAGCAGAGTGGAAGATTATAGGACAACCACCACGAAAGTAAATCTGTCTCATGATAAACTGCAAGGGACAATTCCTGTATCAGATGGAAGGGAAATTAAGAACTATGAGGTCACAACCATCCGTGGCTACGAAACTGACAGGCTCGTCCCTGGCGAGTCCATCACGGACGTGGCGTCCCCTTCTGGGGCCGAGGTCTCCACGGTGGGAGGATTTAAGGCAGGATCCTGTCCTTTTGGCTTTGAAGGGAACGCGAGCTGCAACCCCCCCACGTCGGCCCGGCCTGAGAGGCTGCGGACAGACCGCACCGTCGCCAGCTCTTCAAAAACTCTTACAGACTCGCCCCTTTTAAAAGAGCTGCAGGACGTAGATTCTCCTGCTGAGTTTTCACCTTTGGCTGCCACCTCTGCGCTGTTGCCGCAGGAAGACGTCACCAGTTCGACGCCTCCCTCAAGCGTGAAACTAGAGGCGTCTTCAAACCAGGCAGAAACCAGCCTCAGGGAGGAGGGTCATCCCGCAACCACTCCAGCCATGACCCAGTCCGAAATTCGACCCCAGAGTCAAGTGTCGCCACCGTCCCCAGCGGAGCAGCCGGCATCCCCCAGCGTCCCACCCACAACCCCCGTGTCTTTGGCACAAACCAGCACGAATCCCACGCCTCTCACTCCAAGACCGTCGCCGACATCAAGAGCTTCCAAAGACAACGCCCCCTTCAACCATGTGGGGGTCCCAGGAGCCCGAACGCCGTCCGTGCCTACTGAAGGAACACCGCGTACGTTGAGGCCAAATGAGTTTTCCAGCCGGGACAAACCTAACTTCACTCCAAAGCAGGAGTTAGGAAAGGAAGCGTTTGACGGTAGAACCAAGAACGTTCTTCCACCACGTGGCCCAGATGCGAGCGCCCAAGTGTTCCAGCCACCTGCCAGAGTTCCCGACAGGGTGCTCCCTCCCAGAGGGACGGTGAGGCCACCACCGCCTGTGGCCACACAAAGCTCCCTGAGACACTTTGTGCCTTCCCAGGCCCCTCGGCACCTGACCAGCAAACCGGAAGCCACCGCATCTCCGTCGAGGGCTCGGCCAGAGCACAGGCATGTTACAACCCCAAAATGGTCAAGCACGACAGCTCCCGTGGTTCCGTTGCCCGGGTCCAAACCGGACCTTCCCAGTTCATCAGCGGACCGTGCAGCTGGCCGATTCAGCGGCAAGTCCAAGCTGTTCGGCAGTAACAGCCTCCCCGATGTGAGGGACCCTGCTGGCAAGCCCCCAAGTGCGAGAGCTCCTCACTACTCCAACGGAAGGTTGCCTTTCTTTTTCAACAGGACCCTCTCTTTCCCGCAGTTGGGAGTCACTCCGAAGCCCCAGATAcccacctctcctgccccagcGATGAGAGAGAGGAAGGTCAACCCAGGCCCCTACAACAGGATCCATTCTCAGAGCGTCACCCACGTGGATTTCGGTCCCCCGGCACCTCCGGTATTACATCCTCCCCGGACCGCGGCGCCGCCCTCGACCAACGTCCAGAGCGTCCCTCTGGTCTACTCTACCCGGAGCCCCATCCCCACCTTGACGCCTTCCGTCCAACCTTCCAGAAGCTTCCATCAGAGCAGCTCAAAGCTTTTCTCTGCCGGGGGACTTCCTGCGTCCAAGTTCTGGGTGCCTGGGGAAAAGCCCCAGATCGTCACCAAGTTCCCCCAGACCGTGTCTGTCATCGCTGAGACCGACGTTGTGTTCCCGTGCGAGGCAACGGGGAAACCCAAGCCCTTTGTTACTTGGACCAAGGTCTCCACAGGTAGGGGATTTGAACGTCTGCATTTTAACTAGGGCTTGTGTAAGGGGTTGTCTTGAGTCTGGGACTCCAGGTAGAACCACAGACTCTGGGGAAAGGACAGGTAGATGGGACAGGAAGGGACGTCTGAGAAGCCATCAACAGACATATTCCTTTACGAGAAACGGGAAGCAAGGAACCAGAATGGGTGTGAGATCTTCACGGAGCCGTGGAAACACGTATGAAGTTCTTTGGATAGGAAGGGTCCACAAAGACGCCTCTTGCCTTCTCCCAGGGGGATCCAGTGCAGAAGTCTTCCACAAGCCCtttgtgggggcaggggggtggggataACAGTGCAGAGTCCCCTTGTCCTTCCACTGGCTTGAGAAGTCAGTACAGCTTGGTTTGCACTCATCACGCATTGCTTGGATTTAATCCTAGAGATACGGGCATCAGCTTGGGATATCATAACAAAGCACCGCAGACGGGGCACCTTACACAAGAGGCATGTCTGGTCTcccggtcctggaggctggaattctgagatccaggtgtcggcagggctggtgTCTCCTGAGCACTCTCCCCTTGGTGTGCGgacggccgtctcctccctgtgtcctcccgtgggcgtccctctgtgtgtgtctgggtcctcatctcctcttctttaTAAGGACCCCCCTTCTATAGGATCAGGacccaccctagtgacctcattttatctcCATCATGTCTTTAAAGACCCCCATCTCCAAATCAGGCACATTCGGAGGTCCTGGGGTCAGGGGTTCAACATGTGGATTTGGAGGTGGAGTTGGGGGAGGCACCATTCAGCCCATGACAAAGGTCTTTTCAGTGACCTCTACCTACTTGGCATCCAGGGCTGGTGCCCCAAGAGCACTTGGCTTCGTAAAAATGACCATCTGCTTTGTCGATGGTAACACAGACTCTAGATGACAGAAGAAAGTAAAAGCTGAGATGGGAGGGAGTGGCTTCAAGACAGCAGAGCAGAAGGACCCAGAGTTCACCCTCGcccacaaatacataaaaaaaaatacaccgaCACGGGGAACAGTTCTCTTAGGAACAGCTGAGGAGCTGCGCGTTGCATAAAGgacctctcttctcctctctcagCACGGCTGTATCTTTCAGGCTCAGATTCTGCTCAGAGGgttagggttttggttttttccccagTTTCCATTTAGACAATCCAGGGTAGGACTGACGCGGATAGCGCCGTCTCTCCGGCTGCACCTGCCCCGCTCAGCTTTATCTCACACACGTCAGATGTGCTCCGATGGTGAGCAGAGGCGCTGAGCGTAGGGAAGTCACCGCCGTCTTTGATCCGCCCAGCGTTCCGCTGCAGATGCTTTCGTAAAGACTGAATAAGGGATTTGCTTGAAGCAGCAGATGGGGGGCGCCAAGGGGTTTTCATTCTAAAAGGGGTTGTGCCTTTGCGGGAAAGCCCCTTCCTCCACCGGGACGCCCCATTTGCATTCACGCTAGGGGTCTTCCGTGCCCTGTGCCCCTTTAGAGCATCCGTGGCCCACGTCCCCTCCCTAGACATGCAGACACACTCCTGTCCTCGGTCAGGAATCTGCCTCTGCTGCTGGCTTCTCCCCTGGAAGCCAGCCAGCTCATGGCGTGCACAAACCACTTTCCCTCACGTGCACCCCAGCGTTGTCTGTCACCCTGGAACTGCACGATGCCTGCGTGTTATGGAGCCTTTTCTACCCAATAAACCAAATCAGTGCCCTCAACCTGGGCAGATGCCCCTGGAGTGCCCCATCCACGGTGGAAAGCCTTGTCATGGGGCGCGCAGATAACTCAGAAGGTGGAAGCCGTGAGTCAtccttggggtgggggctggggagagcttCCAGGGCCCGAGGGCTCTGTGCGAAGGCAGGACTCCCGTCTTAGAGGAAATCATTAGGGGAAGAAGCAAAGGAGCTTGTCGAAACTCAGTGATGGAAGCGTGGGACCAGGAACCCAGCAGtgtgggagaggaagagaggactgAAACTCGGGGtcttccagtttttaaatataGGATTCATTATTATTTAGGGATGGTGACACCAGCAGATCAGGAGATGACTGCCACTGAAGCGAGAGTTGGTCACTCACTGTCCCCAAGGGGAGAGGTGACACTGCGCCACACAGGGTTGCACGGGGACGCACCAGggtcagtcaggaggcagaggaagagggaaacaCTAGACAAGAGCTTTTATTGTGGTTCCCACAGAAAGGAACGGGTGAGGCGGGGGGGGAGCAGTCTTAGGATGGGCTCGTGTGGACAATTTCAGCAGGTCCTGGTTGCAGGGCCTGTCTGGTACCCGGCTCTGGGGTGATGAGAACAGGTGGACGATGGCCCTGAGTGTGGGAGCCCCTTAGAGGATGCCCTGGAGTGAGGGGTCGTTTTGCATTTGAAAGGTGAGTTGTTTGCTATATGCAGAAATTGGCCAGTCCTGGGCAGGGCAGTCCCTCCAAGGTCACCAAGACCCCTGATGTCAATGCAtcagaaacacttaaaaaatacagacCCGGACTGTGGCAGAGCTCCGAGAGGATGAGCTATAAAACATGTGTCGTgtagagggagggaagaaacagTGACGCTGCCAGGCACCATCTAGAACCATGAGTTGGTGCTCAGCTCAACCAGGCTGGGCAGAGAATGAGCTGCCCAGCGTAACTCTCAGAAGCCTGGCTGGGCAGAGGTGGATGGTGACTGCCAACCTGGGGCACCCCTGCAGCCAAACAGTAACTAAAGTAAAGCAGGAGGCCACCTTGGGAAGGTCCGGGGCTCATGGCAGCTTCCACAATTGTCCATGAGACCCCTACTGGCTGCCCTTGGCTGGAAGGTTACGGTTATGCACCCTGATTTGGGGGTTAGTGCAAGATGGAAGAATATCGGAGGTGTTGGGGATGGGTCTTCGCTTTTGTTGTTTGGACATGAAGCGGAGGATTAATTTAAGTCATGATCCTCGTCTGGTCTGTTTGAAGGGGCACATCTGTGTTGGACCTAATGGCACCTGCTTTTGACTTCCAGGAGCTCTCATGACCCCACACACCAGAGTCCAGCGCTTTGAAGTCCTGAAGAACGGCACCTTCGTCATCCGCAACGTACAGGTGCAGGACCGCGGCCAGTACGTGTGCACCGCCAAGAACTTGCACGGAGCAGACAGGATGGTGGTCCTGCTGTCCGTGACGGTGCAGCAGCCCCAGATCCTGGCGTCCCACTACAAGGATGTCACGGTCTACCTGGGAGACACCATTGCCATGGAGTGTCTGGCTAAGGGGACCCCAGCTCCCCAGATCTCCTGGATTTTCCCCGACAGGAGGGTGTGGCAGACCGTGTCCCCCGTGGAGGGCAGGATTACTCTGCACGAAAACCGGACCCTGTCCATCAAAGAGGCGTCCTTCGCGGACAGAGGCGTGTACAAGTGCGTGGCCAGCAACGCAGCCGGGGCGGACAGCCTGGCCATCCGGCTCCACGTGGCGGCCCTGCCCCCGGTCATCCACCAGGAGCGGCTGGAGAACATCTCGCTGCCCCCGGGGCTCAGCATCCACATCCACTGCAGCGCCAAGGCCGCGCCGCTGCCCAGCGTGCGCTGGGTGCTCTGGGATGGCACGCAGATCCGCCCCTCCCAGTTCGTCAACGGGAACCTGTTCGTCTTCCCCAACGGGACGCTCTACATTCGCAACCTGGCACCCAAGGACAGCGGGCGGTACGAGTGCGTGGCCGCCAACCTGGTGGGCTCGGCGCGCAGGACCGTCCAGCTGACCGTGCAGCGCGCGGCGGCCAACGCGCGCATCACCGGCACCTCCCCGCAGAGGACCGACGTCCGGTACGGGGGGACCCTCCAGCTGGACTGCAGCGCCTCGGGGGACCCCTGGCCGCGCATCCTCTGGAGGCTCCCGTCCAAGAGAATGATCGACGCGCTCTTCAGGTATGTGGGGTTGCACCTGCCTTGCCGCCGATCCCTGGGGTCCCACGCTCGCCTCGCCTTGGGATGCTGGGCGCCCCTCTGCATGGAGTCAGGCAGCAGAAAGGATGCCTGCTGGTTCGGAGTGAATCCACACAGACGTTGCTTCCTGTGTGTGCTGCGTGGGGGTGGCAGGGGGGCC
Proteins encoded in this region:
- the LOC135320396 gene encoding matrix-remodeling-associated protein 5-like, with the protein product MLWAHGSRVSRLPKDRCSGITPPDKMPTRAPWQALSVVLILLWGHPRATLACPHPCACYVPSEVHCTFRSLASVPAGISKHVERINLGFNSIQALSETSFAGLTKLELLMIHGNDIPSIPDGALRDLTSLQVFKFSYNKLRVITGQTLQGLWNLMRLHVDHNKIEFIHPQAFSGLTSLRLVHLEGNMLQQLHPATFSTFSFLDYFRLSTVRHLYLAENRMRTLPAGMLQNMPLLENLYLHGNPWSCDCEMRWFLEWDAKSKGILKCKKDKAYEGGQLCSVCSSPEKLHKQEIQKLKDITCQKPSIESPLRQNRSRGSEEEQDAEEDSDNQFPLEGFQYPPWNVSLNMSDEHGNTVSLACDIKKPMDLYKIHLNQTDPQELEINATVALDFECPMTRETYEKLWKLIAYYSEVPVKLHRELALGKDPRLGYQYRQDADDDTLYYTGVRAHVLTEPEWVMQPSIHIQLNRRQSTAKTVLLSYSSQHALTVSAKDARQARSRSWVMIEPGRAVQRAQTVLEGSPCQLSCNVKASESPSIFWVFPDGSVLKAPVEDEHGRFSILTSGWLKIKSTEQSDAGLYQCIARVRGETDRMVYRVLVQTPATPPPNGHTVTVQKDPGESVMLPCRALAIPEAQISWILPNRRIVNDMANTSHAYMLADGTLSIPKVQGSDSGYYRCVAVNQQGADHFTVGVTVHKKGSGRSSKRGRRPGGKTLPGGRGDVVEDEGGSGMADGDNVSRTVLLHPKDQEMSLKTEDDGGIPGGQKAKKGRRKMKPWKSSEKEPETNVAEGRRVFEARRRINVANKQINPEHWADILARVRGRNPPKGTEVPPVVKSTTLPAVSQQVTSLSPAVRAPSASPVRTATSVEESSGDAPFFGEEKQASSAVSSTKTAPVEHGHDGAIPAEPHVTSTRPEGLSDDEFSAKTKAEAPTAVDLKWAASTTAYQSSATRSSLGVVHGEPTTGNEATGRWSARDAGAEPERTPKEYESPLDATSLAESETVPSSYPDLETNSAPGGAKRNDLTTTDVTAAPTPGVADSRMPEPLEDPTLGEPGVPAEAQLQEQTDDPQLLENGSSPQGHPLMEKGREGGSQTRRGGGLHEGDAVDSRSAESRRRGAEPSPPLDPALEVTDTVAPFQHPRGTTRGPLWDAGATTVATMLMPPQTATSPPALTSHASRKRPNGRRRLRPHRFRQRHRQNQPTTLSPGETFSAPPTTRVPEMQTPNQAASLPVPATAVDSTAGTAKQLDVEKHTEPASKGTYARRKHGKRPNKHRYPTSTDGPPASASKPSPAPEERHKHVVTPSSEAVPSSTAISLPTGGPREMSRVEDYRTTTTKVNLSHDKLQGTIPVSDGREIKNYEVTTIRGYETDRLVPGESITDVASPSGAEVSTVGGFKAGSCPFGFEGNASCNPPTSARPERLRTDRTVASSSKTLTDSPLLKELQDVDSPAEFSPLAATSALLPQEDVTSSTPPSSVKLEASSNQAETSLREEGHPATTPAMTQSEIRPQSQVSPPSPAEQPASPSVPPTTPVSLAQTSTNPTPLTPRPSPTSRASKDNAPFNHVGVPGARTPSVPTEGTPRTLRPNEFSSRDKPNFTPKQELGKEAFDGRTKNVLPPRGPDASAQVFQPPARVPDRVLPPRGTVRPPPPVATQSSLRHFVPSQAPRHLTSKPEATASPSRARPEHRHVTTPKWSSTTAPVVPLPGSKPDLPSSSADRAAGRFSGKSKLFGSNSLPDVRDPAGKPPSARAPHYSNGRLPFFFNRTLSFPQLGVTPKPQIPTSPAPAMRERKVNPGPYNRIHSQSVTHVDFGPPAPPVLHPPRTAAPPSTNVQSVPLVYSTRSPIPTLTPSVQPSRSFHQSSSKLFSAGGLPASKFWVPGEKPQIVTKFPQTVSVIAETDVVFPCEATGKPKPFVTWTKVSTGALMTPHTRVQRFEVLKNGTFVIRNVQVQDRGQYVCTAKNLHGADRMVVLLSVTVQQPQILASHYKDVTVYLGDTIAMECLAKGTPAPQISWIFPDRRVWQTVSPVEGRITLHENRTLSIKEASFADRGVYKCVASNAAGADSLAIRLHVAALPPVIHQERLENISLPPGLSIHIHCSAKAAPLPSVRWVLWDGTQIRPSQFVNGNLFVFPNGTLYIRNLAPKDSGRYECVAANLVGSARRTVQLTVQRAAANARITGTSPQRTDVRYGGTLQLDCSASGDPWPRILWRLPSKRMIDALFSFDSRIKVFANGTLVVKSVTDKDAGDYLCVARNKVGDDFVVLKVNVVMKPAKIEHKEENDHRVFYGGDLKVDCVATGLPNPEISWSLPDGSLVNSFVQSDDSGGRTKRYVVFNNGTLYFNEVGLREEGDYTCFAENQVGKDEMRVRVKVVTEPAAIRNKTYSVVHVPYGDVVTVACEAKGEPTPRVTWLSPTNRLVPTSSEKYQIFPDGTLLIQKAQRSDSGNYTCVVRNSAGEDRKMVWIHVDVQPPKINGNPNAITTVREIAPGGSRKLIDCRAEGIPTPRVFWAFPEGVVLPAPYYGNRITIHRNGTLDMRSLRKSDSVQLACIGRNEGGEARLMVQLTVLEPVEKPVFHDPVSEKITAMAGHTISLNCSATGTPTPSLLWVLPNGTELQSGQQLNRFFHKGDGRLHISGLSSVDAGAYRCVARNSAGYTERLVSLKVGLKPETSNQYHNLVSIINGETLQLPCTPPGRRQARSSWTLPNGLVLEGPQTRGRFTLWENGTLTVLDASVFDRGTYVCKTHTEYGPSVVNVPVIVIAYPPRITSEPTPVIYTRPGSTVKMNCMAMGIPKAEITWELPDRLHLTAGTQARLYGNRFLHPQGSLTIQQATQRDAGFYKCTAKNILGSDSKTTYIHVY